The following coding sequences are from one Musa acuminata AAA Group cultivar baxijiao chromosome BXJ2-4, Cavendish_Baxijiao_AAA, whole genome shotgun sequence window:
- the LOC135586148 gene encoding protein HOTHEAD-like gives MELARQRFLFAASVFVLCFHSFCHAEKPPSYTFVKHAADGPTVSYHDYIIVGGGTAGCPLAATLSRSFDVLVLERGGSPYGNSNISNLATFVRNLADLTPTSPTQRFVSEDGVINARARVLGGGTCINAGFYSRASAQEVREMGWDVELVNRSYRWVEEEVASEHQLTQWTSALKEGLLHAGVTPYNGFTYDHLYGTKIGGTTFDRDGHRHTAADLLKYADPNRLTVLLRATAQRILFRDGGRQRPRASGVVYKDEKGNVHEAYLKDCPGSEVIVSAGALGSPQLLMLSGVGPADHLGSLGIEVVLDQPMVGQGMSDNPMSLIVIPSPQPVEITSVQVVGIAPSGYYVESLTGLNLRADLLGASSGGGAEPSRASSEQGNEEIYPFQGGLIVEKLARPLSRGHLHLKNLNPEDNPAVTFNYFVEPEDVRTCVEGMETIKRVLETKEMSEFRNSNQSVEDLITLSASLIVNNRTRHDDDSTSLEQYCKDLTMTIWHYHGGCQVGQVVDHDYRVLGVDALRVIDGSTFTFSPGTNPQATVMMLGRYMGVQIQKQRLDGDVEIM, from the exons ATGGAGTTGGCCAGGCAAAGGTTCCTTTTTGCCGCAAGTGTCTTCGTCCTGTGCTTTCATAGCTTCTGCCACGCTGAGAAAC CTCCCTCCTACACCTTCGTGAAGCATGCAGCGGACGGTCCGACGGTGTCCTACCATGACTACATCATCGTCGGTGGGGGAACTGCCGGCTGCCCTTTGGCCGCCACCCTTTCGCGCAGCTTCGACGTGCTGGTGCTGGAACGAGGAGGATCTCCCTACGGCAACAGCAACATATCCAACCTGGCGACCTTTGTCCGCAACCTGGCTGACCTCACTCCGACCTCCCCCACCCAACGCTTCGTCTCCGAGGACGGGGTCATCAACGCGCGAGCCCGCGTCCTCGGCGGCGGGACCTGCATCAACGCCGGGTTCTACTCCCGCGCCAGCGCCCAGGAGGTGAGAGAGATGGGCTGGGACGTGGAGTTGGTGAACCGGTCATACCGAtgggtggaggaggaggtggcctCCGAGCACCAGCTGACTCAGTGGACTTCCGCGCTGAAGGAGGGGCTTCTCCATGCCGGAGTGACACCGTACAACGGGTTTACGTACGATCACTTGTACGGAACCAAGATCGGAGGGACGACGTTCGATCGAGATGGTCATCGGCACACCGCCGCCGACCTGCTCAAGTACGCCGACCCCAACAGGCTGACCGTGCTCTTGCGCGCCACGGCGCAGAGGATTTTATTCAGGGACGGAG GAAGACAGAGACCACGGGCGTCTGGTGTCGTGTACAAGGACGAGAAGGGCAACGTGCACGAGGCCTACCTGAAAGACTGCCCCGGCAGCGAGGTTATAGTGTCCGCCGGAGCCCTCGGAAGCCCGCAACTGCTCATGCTGAGCGGCGTCGGCCCGGCTGACCACCTCGGATCCCTGGGCATCGAGGTCGTTCTGGACCAGCCGATGGTCGGCCAAGGCATGTCCGACAACCCGATGTCCCTCATCGTCATCCCTTCGCCGCAGCCGGTGGAGATCACCTCCGTGCAGGTCGTCGGGATTGCTCCGTCGGGCTACTACGTGGAGTCCTTGACCGGCCTCAACTTGCGTGCTGATCTGCTCGGTGCCTCCTCCGGCGGCGGTGCTGAACCATCACGCGCTTCGTCCGAGCAAGGAAACGAAGAGATCTATCCCTTTCAAGGCGGACTGATAGTGGAGAAGCTGGCACGCCCGCTGTCTCGAGGTCACCTCCACCTCAAGAATCTCAATCCAGAAGACAATCCCGCCGTCACCTTCAATTACTTTGTGGAACCCGAGGACGTCCGGACGTGCGTGGAGGGCATGGAGACGATAAAGAGAGTGCTCGAGACAAAAGAGATGTCCGAGTTCAGGAACTCCAATCAATCCGTGGAAGATCTCATAACCCTATCTGCAAGCTTGATCGTCAACAACCGAACGAGGCACGACGATGACTCCACCTCCTTGGAGCAGTACTGCAAAGACCTCACGATGACCATATGGCATTACCATGGCGGGTGCCAAGTCGGCCAGGTGGTAGACCATGACTACAGGGTTCTCGGCGTCGATGCTCTCCGGGTCATCGACGGCTCCACCTTCACTTTCTCCCCCGGAACCAATCCCCAAGCTACCGTGATGATGCTGGGAAG GTACATGGGAGTTCAGATACAAAAGCAGCGTTTGGATGGAGATGTGGAGATTATGTAA